A portion of the Candidatus Eisenbacteria bacterium genome contains these proteins:
- the cphA gene encoding cyanophycin synthetase, with protein sequence MKLLETSVYLGPSIHALFPVIRFTLDLEELEQWPTLKLGRGFIDGLLAALPGLHEHGCSYETPGGFVRRMTEDEGTWLGHVLEHCAIEIQNLAGAHVTFGKTRSADGPGRYHVVYQYEEAEVGLEAGKLALALLRSLLPAPLKPKEPAEFEFATARDDFIRFSQRRALGPSTASLVRAAEERDIPWLRLNHHSLIQFGHGRYQRRIQATITSETRHIAVEIASDKEETNRILSDLGLPVPRQELVYSEEECAKSAQKIGFPVAVKPYNGNHGRGVSLNLADGPHVREAFHKAREHSRGVVVESFIQGDDHRMLVVDGQLIAVAKRIPGHVVGDGTHTVAQLVEIVNRDPRRGIGHEKILTRLELDHQAERCLRDLGYTPDSVPPAGERVALRLTGNLSTGGTALDVTDVVHPDNAEMAIRAVKAIGLDVGGVDFITRDISLSYKEDGGAICELNAAPGFRMHVAPSEGTPRDVAGPVMDMLFPPGTPVRIPIATITGTNGKTTTARMLAHVFKLAGHVVGLTTTDGVYIDGQLTVKGDMTGPVAARMVLRDPAVDVAVLESARGGILRRGLGYRKCNVGAVLNISADHLGLKGVDTLEQLAEVKRIVVEVAQDTAVLNADDPYCLRMADHTRAKHLCYVTMSIDHALVREHIRAGGRAVVLEPGAGGNMIAIYDHHAHIPLLWAHLVPATLEGRALHNVQNAMFAAALAFSMGVKLEGIRQGLRTFDTTFFQAPGRTNVYDQHPFRVILDYGHNPAAVSAMCETVDRLDVKGRRIVVLAAPGDRRDEDIVAIARTAARHFDHYICRRDDALRGRASDEVPRMLRAALLEAGVPAEQVEVVEKESPAVERALRLARPGDLVLLFGDALQRTWDQVVAFDPQDAEHPRPAGHAPVRVALPPAPDLGREMGGAIIRDERGVRLAAREPEVAD encoded by the coding sequence ATGAAGCTGCTCGAGACCTCGGTCTACTTGGGCCCGAGCATCCACGCGTTGTTCCCGGTGATCCGCTTCACGCTCGATCTCGAGGAACTGGAGCAGTGGCCGACGCTCAAGCTGGGGCGCGGCTTCATCGACGGGTTGCTCGCGGCGCTGCCGGGGCTTCACGAGCACGGCTGCTCTTACGAGACACCGGGCGGCTTTGTGCGGCGTATGACCGAAGACGAAGGCACGTGGCTCGGCCACGTGCTCGAGCACTGCGCGATCGAGATCCAGAACCTGGCCGGCGCCCACGTCACGTTCGGCAAGACGCGCTCGGCCGATGGCCCCGGTCGCTACCACGTGGTCTATCAATATGAAGAGGCCGAGGTCGGACTCGAGGCCGGCAAGCTGGCGCTCGCGCTCCTGCGTTCGCTGCTGCCGGCGCCGCTCAAGCCGAAGGAACCGGCAGAATTCGAGTTCGCCACCGCACGCGACGACTTCATCCGCTTCTCGCAGCGCCGCGCACTCGGGCCTTCGACCGCGTCACTGGTGCGCGCGGCCGAAGAGCGCGACATCCCGTGGCTGCGCCTGAACCATCACAGCCTGATCCAGTTCGGGCACGGCCGATATCAGCGTCGCATCCAGGCCACCATCACGAGCGAGACGCGACACATCGCGGTCGAGATCGCCTCCGACAAGGAAGAGACCAATCGCATCCTGAGCGATCTCGGCCTGCCGGTGCCGCGGCAGGAGCTGGTGTATTCCGAGGAAGAGTGCGCCAAGTCGGCGCAGAAGATCGGATTCCCGGTCGCGGTCAAGCCCTACAACGGCAATCACGGCCGCGGCGTGTCGCTCAACCTCGCCGACGGCCCGCACGTGCGCGAGGCGTTCCACAAGGCGCGCGAACACAGCCGGGGCGTGGTGGTCGAGAGCTTCATCCAGGGCGACGATCACCGCATGCTGGTGGTCGACGGCCAATTGATCGCGGTCGCCAAGCGCATCCCCGGCCACGTGGTCGGCGACGGCACCCACACCGTCGCGCAACTGGTCGAGATCGTGAACCGGGATCCGCGCCGCGGAATCGGCCACGAGAAGATCCTCACCCGCCTCGAGCTGGACCATCAGGCCGAGCGCTGCCTGCGCGATCTCGGCTACACGCCCGACTCGGTTCCGCCTGCCGGTGAACGCGTCGCGCTGCGCCTCACCGGCAACCTCTCGACCGGCGGCACGGCACTCGACGTCACCGACGTGGTGCACCCCGACAACGCCGAAATGGCGATCCGCGCGGTCAAGGCGATCGGACTCGACGTCGGCGGCGTCGACTTCATCACCCGCGACATCAGCCTGTCGTACAAAGAAGACGGTGGCGCGATCTGCGAGCTCAACGCGGCTCCCGGCTTCCGCATGCACGTCGCTCCCAGCGAGGGCACGCCGCGTGACGTCGCGGGCCCGGTCATGGACATGCTGTTCCCGCCCGGCACTCCGGTGCGCATTCCGATCGCGACGATCACGGGTACCAACGGCAAGACCACCACCGCACGCATGCTCGCGCATGTCTTCAAGCTCGCGGGCCATGTCGTGGGGCTCACCACCACCGACGGCGTCTACATCGACGGGCAGCTCACGGTGAAGGGCGACATGACCGGCCCGGTCGCCGCCCGAATGGTGCTGCGCGATCCCGCGGTCGACGTGGCGGTGCTCGAATCGGCGCGCGGCGGCATCCTGCGCCGCGGCCTGGGCTATCGGAAGTGCAACGTCGGCGCGGTGCTGAACATCAGCGCGGATCACCTGGGGTTGAAGGGCGTCGACACGCTCGAGCAGCTCGCCGAGGTCAAGCGCATCGTCGTCGAAGTCGCGCAGGACACCGCGGTGCTGAACGCCGACGACCCCTACTGCCTGCGCATGGCCGATCACACCCGCGCCAAGCACCTGTGCTACGTCACCATGAGCATCGACCACGCGCTGGTGCGCGAACACATCCGCGCCGGCGGGCGCGCGGTGGTGCTGGAGCCGGGGGCCGGCGGCAACATGATCGCGATCTACGACCATCACGCGCACATCCCGCTGCTGTGGGCGCATCTGGTGCCGGCGACGCTCGAGGGCCGTGCCCTCCACAACGTACAGAACGCCATGTTCGCAGCGGCGCTCGCGTTCTCGATGGGCGTCAAGCTCGAAGGCATCCGCCAGGGGCTCCGCACCTTCGACACCACGTTCTTCCAGGCACCGGGTCGCACCAATGTGTACGACCAGCATCCGTTCCGCGTGATCCTCGACTACGGACACAACCCGGCCGCGGTGAGTGCCATGTGCGAGACGGTCGATCGGCTCGACGTGAAGGGACGCCGCATCGTGGTGCTCGCAGCACCCGGCGATCGGCGCGACGAGGACATCGTGGCGATCGCGCGCACCGCCGCGCGACACTTCGATCACTACATCTGCCGCCGCGACGACGCTCTGCGCGGACGCGCGTCCGACGAGGTGCCGCGCATGCTGCGCGCCGCGCTGCTCGAAGCGGGCGTGCCGGCCGAGCAGGTCGAAGTGGTCGAGAAAGAATCGCCGGCGGTCGAACGTGCGCTGAGACTTGCGCGGCCCGGAGACCTGGTGCTGCTGTTCGGCGACGCGCTGCAGCGTACCTGGGATCAGGTCGTGGCGTTCGATCCGCAGGATGCCGAGCACCCACGCCCCGCCGGGCACGCGCCGGTGCGCGTGGCGCTGCCGCCGGCGCCGGATCTGGGGCGCGAGATGGGCGGCGCGATCATCCGCGACGAGCGTGGCGTGCGCCTCGCCGCGCGCGAACCCGAAGTCGCGGATTGA
- a CDS encoding Mur ligase, with protein sequence MSTPGIPGDDLGPGAALVDSRRLTGVSLMLDGPGAILEARLAGLEARDFAAAWESALDRMLGALDWAGAHRAWRRFPGGASFAFEAPIDALYAATEVNEWAFAEAARATGALDETAAFAVEAARLRAALLDERKPAWLAWQAEAAGRNLTFLWDDKRLSLGLGTGSVSVPADAPPPLERLPWSHLHDVPVAMVTGTNGKTTTVRLLAAIARAAGKLAGVTSTDRVDVGDETVATGDYSGPNGARTVLRDRRVELGVLEVARGGILRRGLSVPHVEVAVITNVANDHLGEYGVHDLDTLADAKMVVTRAVRSGGRAVLNADDPRLLERGGQRNGDTLWTSLAASHPTVRAHVAAGGDAAWLEDTCLMLARDGTTSKLASIDELPIAFGGAARYNVANALAAAGAAAALGLPLEAIRAGLRSFASTPEANPGRANLWRFGTLTAIVDYAHNPHGLAALAEMAAAVPATRRAIVLGQAGDRDDASIRELARAAASMQPDRVFLKEMERFRRGREPGVVLEILASEFRACGLPAAAIESHESETAAVDAAIAWAREGDLLLLTTHAERDQVFERLRELERTGWRPPGAAA encoded by the coding sequence TTGAGCACGCCCGGCATCCCGGGCGACGACCTCGGGCCAGGCGCCGCACTCGTCGACTCGCGCCGACTCACCGGCGTGAGCCTGATGCTCGACGGCCCCGGCGCGATTCTCGAGGCGCGACTCGCGGGACTCGAAGCTCGCGACTTCGCGGCCGCGTGGGAATCCGCACTGGACCGCATGCTGGGAGCACTCGACTGGGCCGGCGCCCACCGCGCATGGCGCAGGTTCCCGGGCGGCGCGAGTTTCGCGTTCGAAGCGCCGATCGATGCGCTCTACGCAGCGACCGAAGTCAACGAGTGGGCATTCGCCGAGGCGGCCCGCGCGACCGGCGCGCTCGACGAGACCGCCGCATTCGCAGTCGAAGCCGCGCGCCTGCGCGCGGCGTTGCTCGACGAGCGCAAGCCCGCATGGCTCGCGTGGCAGGCGGAGGCCGCGGGGCGCAATCTCACGTTTCTATGGGACGACAAGCGACTGTCGCTGGGGCTCGGAACCGGCTCCGTCAGTGTCCCCGCCGACGCGCCCCCGCCGCTCGAGCGCCTGCCGTGGAGCCACCTGCACGACGTGCCGGTTGCGATGGTGACCGGCACCAATGGCAAGACCACCACGGTACGACTGCTGGCCGCGATCGCGCGCGCGGCCGGGAAGCTGGCCGGCGTCACCTCGACCGATCGGGTCGATGTCGGCGACGAGACGGTCGCCACCGGCGACTACTCGGGCCCCAACGGCGCGCGTACCGTGCTGCGCGATCGCCGCGTCGAGCTGGGGGTGCTGGAAGTCGCGCGCGGCGGAATCCTGAGACGCGGACTCTCGGTGCCGCACGTCGAGGTGGCGGTGATCACCAACGTCGCGAACGATCATCTCGGCGAGTACGGCGTCCACGACCTGGACACGTTGGCCGACGCCAAGATGGTGGTGACGCGCGCGGTCCGCTCCGGCGGACGCGCGGTGCTGAACGCCGACGATCCACGGCTGCTCGAACGTGGCGGGCAGCGCAATGGCGACACCCTGTGGACGAGTCTCGCGGCCTCGCATCCGACTGTTCGGGCACACGTCGCGGCGGGTGGTGATGCCGCGTGGCTCGAGGACACGTGCCTGATGCTCGCGCGCGACGGCACGACCTCGAAGCTCGCGAGCATCGACGAGCTGCCGATCGCGTTCGGCGGTGCGGCGCGCTACAACGTCGCGAATGCGCTCGCCGCGGCAGGCGCGGCGGCAGCGCTCGGACTACCGCTCGAAGCGATTCGTGCCGGTTTGCGCAGTTTCGCGAGCACTCCCGAGGCGAATCCCGGCCGCGCGAACCTGTGGCGCTTCGGCACGCTCACTGCGATCGTCGACTATGCGCACAACCCCCACGGCCTCGCAGCGCTGGCCGAGATGGCGGCGGCGGTGCCGGCCACTCGACGCGCGATCGTTCTCGGACAGGCCGGCGATCGTGATGACGCTTCGATCCGCGAACTCGCGCGCGCGGCCGCGAGCATGCAGCCGGATCGCGTGTTCCTCAAAGAGATGGAACGCTTTCGGCGCGGCCGCGAGCCTGGCGTGGTGCTCGAGATCCTGGCGTCCGAGTTTCGCGCCTGCGGCCTGCCGGCCGCGGCAATCGAATCGCACGAGTCCGAGACCGCCGCGGTGGACGCGGCGATCGCGTGGGCGCGCGAAGGAGATCTGCTGCTGCTCACCACGCACGCCGAGCGGGATCAGGTGTTCGAGCGCCTGCGTGAACTCGAGCGCACCGGCTGGCGCCCGCCCGGCGCGGCGGCGTGA